A genome region from Gopherus flavomarginatus isolate rGopFla2 chromosome 9, rGopFla2.mat.asm, whole genome shotgun sequence includes the following:
- the SYNM gene encoding synemin isoform X2, with protein MNRQDNYRHKKTLLEGESSQWIITWIDQQGRKIPQGVRNASYDYANSYSAYREENKKKSFPIIKSADTRHKTPVTNIRSSALYSTPTRRGGPRTTDSGKVLRKDILSSEYHPSTTIEKDATYERTMKDHREFKTFTPSYSLWGDTEIHRKTFPERKRTEATTSSAISFSKELTSVRSSNKEHKIDTRSGVSESTRTKPDNFTKFPSYELNSNFKQTKYEQTLDDTHAILKEKTKGDKPVKEGESGVLEEKDKQSVNEERNIILEKKEMDDKPTSAERSVNFGKKTEVKPEKKTHVMEEVIINDNKKIFSGVRSKEDSTAKEKKNVTWEEQTRVHKSAREGEFFLPDAKIKEDEITKRNTNVFLESRSEEAVEIPISVEMCTPDKILQNSNTEITFQGFTTSVGRETDEHTIKPVEILSVDVSEKEPNLEDEHGISDKSSPRMDTLSTENIAETIVADILKSFVQSSGSETTPRTKVNYLEKKKQDDEKETTEITVQSQVQEEISISDEVDVGSLLNKDGKVVLEDAMGIPSKDVIEDAINVGLKGRDRIGKVSVNVEIVEEPLESATDERSEFSTPFEVEEVEDTSPGMEQHYGDEGEQNITATAEDFKKKKQSSEILTHVEEVTEADDSIDEQRYFVSTPDDYPLAHGKDDDSLYGQIHIEEESTIKYSWQDEFLRGTQRRKDDSLSSPEQTYQVVGEEASAYVLNEEHPKGEASHAESIVIEKKIKIPHEFQASIKGLLLKETKDPKQQLKEALEQLEGSLPENVKEELAALTKENHADSSSLAVDIKKVEQTNDGGLVTIVAEVNLSQTLDTDQFDIAQLGSDIISEIEKVSPKFPKQEGFEERNDPELERWTDGKSSKETDISPSSNKSTSWASQGVYSSSSVRSKDGMEYHSTEQVIREGPVSEAVEFGNAEEVSQSQVSTDINKSIRHIKIGPTEIRRTEQIIYEGPISETLELGGRGDRVQTEESLDTGRSVKLFKMGPKEIQTTEEIIYKGPVTKTAAVDEPENLAQPQFSADINRSMGHITLGSQQITEDIIFKGPISDSLELSSSGDLSHTEGSTDTNRSIRHIRLSPKEIHTEQIIFEGPISGNVELSGTGDLSQTGSSIRHIKLGQKEIHSAEKITYEGPLSEKAELGSMGDSSQMEHRSDTNASIRHIKLGPKEFMTTEQIIYKGPISEHLEFSESGDNFHSEASIKHITLGQKEIKTTEQVIYQGSISESPEISSAGGSLLESEGNSDINRSIRLIKLSPTETHTEQIIFKGPISETMGDHFQTDGSSESSRSIRHIKLGPQETSFTFQMDVTNVAGVPVVEGRTQAATVTVSNRKEPDVRQSQVVVESDQKDIDSESTKEASVFPDASQAPGEQVTEKSAFEKTVQLQRLVDQRSVISDEKKIALVYLDKEEEGEEDNDGHWF; from the exons ATGAATCGGCAAGATAACTATCGCCATAAAAA AACTTTACTAGAAGGGGAGAGCAGCCAATGGATTATTACATGGATTgatcagcaggggagaaaaataCCACAAG GTGTCAGAAATGCATCTTATGACTACGCTAATAGTTACTCTGCATAccgagaagaaaataaaaagaaaagctttccgATTATCAAGAGTGCTGACACTAGACATAAAACACCAGTAACTAATATTCGCAGCTCTGCACTTTATTCAACTCCGACAAGGCGTGGTGGACCACGGACAACAGATAGTGGAAAAGTTTTAAGGAAAGATATTCTCAGTTCAGAATATCATCCATCAACCACTATTGAAAAGGATGCCACTTATGAAAGAACTATGAAGGACCATAGAGAGTTCAAAACCTTTACTCCATCATATAGTCTTTGGGGAGACACTGAAATTCAtcgaaaaacatttcctgaaagaaagagaacagaAGCTACAACTTCTTCGGCAATTTCTTTTTCAAAAGAATTGACAAGTGTTCGGAGTTCAAACAAGGAACACAAAATTGACACAAGGTCAGGTGTTTCTGAAAGTACAAGAACAAAACCAGATAATTTTACTAAATTTCCATCTTATGAGCTGAATTCCAATTTTAAACAAACCAAATATGAACAAACCCTAGATGACACTCATGCTAtattgaaagaaaaaacaaaaggagACAAACCAGTTAAAGAGGGGGAAAGTGGCGTGTTAGAAGAAAAAGATAAGCAATCAGTCAATGAGGAAAGAAATATTATCCTGGAGAAAAAAGAAATGGATGATAAACCCACTTCAGCAGAAAGAAGTGTTAATTTTGGAAAGAAGACTGAGGTAAAACCAGAAAAGAAAACACATGTAATGGAAGAAGTGATTATTAATGATAACAAAAAGATTTTTTCAGGAGTCAGGAGTAAGGAAGATAGCActgctaaagagaaaaaaaatgttacatGGGAAGAACAAACCAGAGTACATAAATCAGCCAGAGAGGGAGAATTTTTTCTCCCTGATGCAAAGATTAAAGAAGATGAAATAACCAAAAGGAATACAAATGTGTTTTTGGAATCAAGAAGCGAAGAGGCTGTTGAGATACCCATCAGTGTTGAAATGTGTACTCCAGACAAAATATTGCAGAACAGTAACACAGAAATAACATTTCAAGGCTTTACAACCTCTGTAGGAAGAGAGACAGATGAACATACAATTAAACCTGTTGAAATTCTCAGTGTGGATGTTTCAGAAAAAGAACCCAATTTGGAAGATGAACATGGAATTAGTGACAAAAGTAGCCCGAGAATGGATACTTTGTCAACAGAAAACATAGCAGAAACTATTGTCGCTGATATTCTTAAAAGTTTTGTTCAATCTTCTGGTTCAGAAACAACTCCACGTACAAAAGTAAACTAccttgaaaagaaaaaacaagatgATGAGAAAGAGACAACTGAGATCACAGTACAGTCTCAAGTTCAAGAAGAAATATCGATTTCTGATGAAGTTGATGTAGGAAGTCTGTTAAACAAGGATGGCAAAGTGGTTCTGGAAGATGCTATGGGAATTCCATCCAAAGATGTGATAGAAGATGCAATAAATGTTGGCCTGAAAGGAAGAGACCGTATCGGCAAAGTGTCTGTTAATGTTGAGATTGTTGAGGAGCCACTAGAATCTGCAACTGATGAAAGGAGTGAATTTTCAACACCATTTGAAGTAGAGGAAGTAGAGGATACATCACCTGGTATGGAGCAGCATTATGGCGACGAGGGGGAGCAGAACATTACAGCTACAGctgaagattttaaaaagaaaaaacaatccaGTGAGATCCTCACCCATGTGGAAGAAGTAACCGAGGCAGACGACTCAATTGATGAACAAAGATATTTTGTATCTACTCCAGATGATTACCCTTTGGCTCATGGAAAAGATGATGACTCACTGTATGGGCAAATTCACATAGAAGAAGAATCGACTATTAAATATTCTTGGCAAGATGAATTTTTGCGAGGCACACAAAGAAGAAAAGATGATAGCTTGAGCTCACCAGAACAAACGTATCAGGTGGTGGGAGAGGAAGCAAGTGCCTATGTGTTAAATGAGGAACATCCAAAAGGTGAAGCATCACATGCAGAATCCATTGTTAttgaaaaaaagattaaaataccACATGAATTTCAGGCCTCAATAAAGGGGCTTTTATTGAAGGAAACCAAGGACCCTAAACAACAGTTGAAAGAGGCATTGGAACAACTGGAGGGGAGTCTTCCAGAAAACGTGAAAGAAGAACTAGCTGCATTAACGAAAGAAAATCATGCTGACTCCAGTAGCCTGGCAGTTGACATCAAAAAAGTTGAGCAAACCAACGATGGTGGTTTGGTGACAATTGTGGCTGAAGTCAATCTGTCCCAGACCCTTGACACTGATCAGTTTGATATTGCACAGCTTGGTAGTGATATCATAAGTGAGATTGAGAAGGTGTCACCGAAGTTCCCAAAACAAGAGGGCTTTGAGGAACGTAACGACCCAGAGTTGGAAAGATGGACtgatggtaaaagcagcaaagaaacagACATTTCTCCATCGAGTAATAAATCCACTTCTTGGGCTAGCCAAGGGGTTTACAGCTCATCCAGTGTAAGAAGCAAGGATGGCATGGAATATCATTCCACCGAACAAGTTATTCGTGAAGGTCCAGTTTCAGAAGCTGTAGAATTTGGTAATGCAGAAGAAGTCTCTCAGTCACAGGTATCGACTGATATTAACAAATCTATCAGGCATATTAAAATAGGTCCAACAGAAATTCGGAGAACTGAGCAGATCATATATGAAGGGCCCATTTCTGAAACTCTGGAACTTGGTGGTAGGGGAGATCGTGTTCAGACAGAAGAATCATTGGATACTGGTAGATCTGTGAAGCTTTTTAAAATGGGTCCTAAGGAAATTCAAACCACTGAAGAAATAATTTATAAAGGGCCTGTTACTAAAACTGCAGCTGTAGATGAACCTGAAAATCTTGCTCAGCCACAGTTTTCAGCTGATATTAATAGGTCCATGGGGCATATCACATTAGGTTCGCAGCAAATTACTGAAGATATCATTTTCAAAGGGCCCATTTCAGACTCTTTAGAGCTCAGTAGCTCAGGGGATCTCTCTCATACAGAAGGATCAACAGATACCAACAGATCAATAAGGCACATTAGATTAAGTCCAAAAGAAATTCACACAGAACAAATAATATTTGAAGGGCCCATTTCTGGAAATGTGGAGCTCAGTGGCACAGGAGATCTTTCTCAGACAGGAAGTTCGATAAGGCACATAAAATTAGGACAAAAAGAGATTCATTCAGCTGAGAAAATCACATACGAAGGACCTCTTTCTGAAAAAGCAGAGCTTGGCAGTATGGGAGACAGCTCTCAGATGGAGCATAGGTCAGATACTAATGCATCTATCAGGCATATTAAATTAGGTCCCAAAGAATTTATGACAACTGAGCAAATCATCTACAAGGGGCCCATTTCTGAACATCTGGAGTTCAGTGAATCAGGAGACAATTTTCATTCAGAAGCGTCAATAAAGCACATTACATTAGgtcaaaaggaaattaaaactacTGAACAAGTCATATATCAAGGCTCCATTTCTGAATCACCAGAGATCAGTAGTGCAGGAGGAAGCCTTCTGGAGAGTGAAGGAAACTCAGATATCAATAGATCCATCAGGCTCATTAAATTGAGTCCCACAGAAACTCATACAGAGCAAATCATCTTTAAAGGACCCATTTCTGAAACAATGGGTGATCATTTTCAGACAGATGGGTCATCAGAGAGCAGCCGATCTATAAGGCATATTAAATTAGGACCCCAGGAAACATCTTTTACTTTTCAAATGGATGTAACTAATGTGGCGGGAGTGCCTGTGGTGGAAGGGAGAACACAAGCAGCTACAGTCACTGTATCAAATAGGAAGGAGCCTGATGTCAGACAGTCACAGGTTGTGGTTGAAAGTGACCAGAAGGACATTGACAGTGAAAGTACCAAAGAAGCAAGTGTTTTTCCTGATGCTTCCCAGGCTCCTGGTGAACAAGTAACAGAGAAGTCAGCATTTGAAAAAACTGTACAACTGCAGAGACTTGTAGACCAAAGGTCAGTGATTTCTGATGAAAAGAAAATTGCCCTTGTGTATCTAGAcaaagaagaagagggggaagaaGATAATGATGGACACTGGTTCTGA